From a single Pseudoliparis swirei isolate HS2019 ecotype Mariana Trench chromosome 12, NWPU_hadal_v1, whole genome shotgun sequence genomic region:
- the LOC130202536 gene encoding 5-hydroxytryptamine receptor 1E encodes MNMESFPGGGGGSGPNATNGSVPPALPFADGAAAATAVVLGLLTVLTALINAAVIGAICTTRKLRLPANYLICSLAVTDFLVALLVMPVSILYMTTEAWTLGRVACELWLSLDMTCCTCSILHLCVIALDRYWAITKAIAYARKRSARRAAAMVAVVWVISVFISMPPLFWRQRPGGGGGGGGLHQCVIEHDHLGYTIYSTVGAFYIPMVVILILYYRIYTAAKTLYQKRGGSARQLSGRSAGSQNSADRCRVAHTFCASDPSNSDAAEKPDGAETDADEKNQICTSRERKAARILGLILGAFIVCWLPFFLKEVLVGLRVVRPSPAVSDFLTWLGYVNSLVNPLLYTSFNDDFKAAFKKLLGRKEHA; translated from the coding sequence ATGAACATGGAGAGCTTCccagggggcggcggcggctcgggaCCCAACGCCACGAACGGCTCCGTCCCGCCGGCGCTCCCGTTCGCAgacggcgcggcggcggcgacggcgGTCGTCCTCGGCCTCCTCACCGTCCTCACGGCGCTGATCAACGCCGCCGTCATCGGCGCCATCTGCACCACCCGGAAGCTGCGGCTGCCCGCCAACTACCTCATCTGCTCGCTGGCCGTCACCGACTTCCTGGTGGCGCTGCTCGTGATGCCCGTCAGCATCCTCTACATGACCACGGAGGCGTGGACCCTGGGCCGGGTGGCGTGCGAGCTGTGGCTGAGCCTGGACATGACCTGCTGCACCTGCTCCATCCTGCACCTGTGCGTCATCGCCCTGGACCGCTACTGGGCCATCACCAAGGCCATCGCCTACGCCCGCAAGCGCTCGGCGCGCCGCGCCGCCGCCATGGTGGCCGTGGTCTGGGTCATCTCGGTTTTCATATCCATGCCGCCGTTGTTCTGGAGGCAGaggcccggcggcggcggcggcggcggcggcctccaCCAGTGCGTCATCGAGCACGACCACCTGGGCTACACCATCTACTCCACCGTGGGGGCGTTCTACATCCCCATGGTGGTCATCCTCATCCTGTACTACCGGATCTACACCGCCGCCAAGACGCTGTACCAGAAGCGCGGCGGCTCCGCCCGGCAACTCAGCGGCCGCTCGGCGGGCAGTCAGAACTCGGCGGACCGCTGCCGGGTCGCCCACACGTTCTGCGCGTCCGACCCGTCCAACTCGGACGCCGCCGAGAAACCCGACGGCGCCGAGACGGACGCGGACGAGAAGAACCAGATATGCACGTCGCGCGAGAGGAAGGCGGCGAGGATCCTCGGCCTCATCCTCGGGGCCTTCATCGTCTGCTGGCTGCCGTTCTTCCTGAAGGAGGTGCTGGTGGGGCTGCGGGTGGTGCGGCCCTCGCCCGCGGTGTCGGACTTCCTGACGTGGCTGGGCTACGTCAACTCCCTGGTCAACCCGCTGCTGTACACCAGCTTCAACGACGACTTCAAGGCGGCTTTTAAAAAGCTGCTCGGGAGGAAAGAGCACGCGTGA